The following coding sequences are from one Gossypium hirsutum isolate 1008001.06 chromosome A12, Gossypium_hirsutum_v2.1, whole genome shotgun sequence window:
- the LOC107933641 gene encoding uncharacterized protein, whose protein sequence is MEDRKEKNGAWLSVPQFGDWEQKGQGQMPDYSLDFSKIREMRKQNKREVSRASLGNEEEFINPTATTVTTTRTTDDHHHYPPTHHSPTSKRGIFNYFNCCIKA, encoded by the exons ATGGAAGACCGTAAGGAg AAAAATGGAGCATGGCTATCAGTGCCACAATTTGGGGACTGGGAGCAGAAAGGTCAAGGGCAGATGCCAGATTACTCACTTGACTTCTCGAAGATTAGGGAAATGAGGAAGCAAAACAAGAGGGAAGTTTCAAGAGCCAGTCTTGGGAATGAAGAAGAGTTTATTAACCCAACCGCCACCACTGTTACCACTACCCGTACTACAGATGATCACCACCATTACCCGCCCACTCATCACTCTCCAACC TCGAAGAGAGGTATCTTTAACTATTTCAACTGCTGCATCAAAGCCTGA